The DNA segment TCCATTTGCAGGTCTGTTAAATGTACTTGATATTCAACTTCCATAAGATTTATTCCCACAACTCCATGTCATGATTTAtgttaataaacaaataaattgtaataataattaattattttcattgATTCTTCAAAGTGGCCACGTTGAACAAAAAATGCTATGTTTTTCTAATTCCCTCAATCAAATACTGTTTTgtgttttcaaatttcaatgcTTGGTTCATTTGCCGTAACTAAATAAACTTATAAGAGTAGATTATGTTGGCGATTAGTGAAAAATTGGGCGTTTAGTGCTACCAAAAAGGTGTGCCGAGGTTGGTCTCGAGAATCTTTCTTCAAACTGTTATTTTGAAAGTCTTTTTTGGATTGAATATAAGCCCATGATACATTGTGTGATGTATATTATAATACTGCATTCAATTCAATGAAACAGGCCTACTTCCCACCAATTTCACAGCCTGAAGGATTGCCACTTAAAATCCTTGATGCAAAAGGCAAGGAATGGATATTTCAATTTCGCTTCTGGCCAAACAATAATAGCAGGATGTATGTTTTAGAGGGTGTCACTCCTTGCATACAGTCAATGCAGTTGCAAGTAGGTGACACAGGTAACACTTCTTCACTCCCTGAAAAATCTTTTTGTTTCACATGCTTAGTTCTTTGGACCTTTGTTTTATTCCCACCATCTtgcaatataatttattatatgtaGGACTTTATGTGTCTGTGTCTGACCTGCATTGATTTTCTCAGTAACATTTAGTCGATTGGAGCCAGAAGGGAGGTTGGTTATGGGATTTAGAAAGGCTTCAAATGCCACGCCATCTGATCAGGTACTTTCCTTGAACACCtgcatattattattttcattatgCTTTCATTTCCACTAAGAGTTGAAGCATTCAAGCATATGCTTTCTTGTGGCATATTAAGAgttaataaacaataaatataaacataaatttaaccttaaagatagaaatattcttaatatataatatataatgtgcaaatatataaataatatttaatattataaaatatataaaaaaataaatattgtatttaagtaaaaataaatttatttggaCAATGAGAAAGAGGATCCATCAATTTTGTTTGTAACTTTCTTCATGCAGTAATTAATAATCACATTTATCCTGGCTATAGGTTCAATTTGTTATATGAAGAATGCATTGAGTTTAATAAGCTGGGACTTAGAGATAATGTTGCGCAGATATATGTACTAGAGGTATGTTATATTCACGTTCTAGTTGTAATTGCTTTGCCTAGTTCAATTTctgttaaaagttaaaacaaattGAGAATCCTTATTTATCTTAAATGTTCACTCCTTTATTAATTTTCTTGTGATTCTTATTTGTATTATACTCCTTTGAACagttcaaaactcaaaatagataTGTCCTGTCAAAGTGATTTCCCCTTTTTTGGCTACATGAATTTGAACTTTTCTCCTATTATATGTTTTGGTTTTTGAGTAAGTGGAAGTATCTCGAGTTCTATTTATACTGGAAGAAAGAGCCTTCAGcctcctatttttttttttttaaggaaaataaCTGAGCAAGTTTACATTGTATCTGTTGAAGTAGCAGTGTGAGAGTTGTCTTGTGTGGTAATATGAATAACTTGAGTTGCATTGAAATGGCTTCTTCATACTATATCATCATATATGCTGCTCCAAATGGTAATTGGATCCCTGTAGATCCCCAAGTATGATATCAGTGGATTAGCTCTAGACTTGTCAATAACAAGCTTTAAATGCAGAGatttcacttttggaaacagaAAAAGCCTCTGATATCCAATTGTGGTGCCATTTGTAACTCTCTTCAAAAGATAAAGACCGACAAGTACATTCAAAGGCAACCCAAGGTAATTGACTAAAGTAGATCAAGTTTGAACTATAATATGATAGCTTGTATTATTGCATTTTGTTGGCTGGTTAATTGCTACTCGTTAGCGGATAAGGTAGTTGTTCATTGTTTATGGTTTTGTCATCTAAATATCGGGAATTTAGTTGTTTAACCTGTGTCAAAATATGTTAGGTTCTAGAGGAATCAATTGGTTCAATTGATTCAGAGAGCCAGGGACTACAAGAAAGAATATTGGGATTCATTTGGTTCAGAGAATGTGATGCTTCCGGCTGCGCtactctgatagcaagaagtattacgatgacttcatatacttaataataaaataggagccttTGACTCGAGATCGTATCAGAGTTCTTTTTGAAAAGCGGAAAAAgaatactttttaaataatacaaaaCAAGCATTTACATGTACAAAACTTTTTACTCAAGtaacttatacatattatatacatacaaatCATACGACTTCTATCCCTCttacataatataatattgaTGGCGAggggtaaataaataaaaactaaacagcAACATCGACTAAGCAAAACACAATACAACCTTTCGTGAGCTTTTTCATCTGTCTCCTGAAAAGATAAAgttgtagggggtgagaacctaaccacacggtctcaccacaAGGTTTCAGAATTGTCATAATAAGATATTTAAAGAGTAATCTATTTTTAAGCTCAGTGATTATTGTTCGTCctttgaatcttttaaaaaccaacTAGTCATCCAAAAATTCTTTTcgaaaaatcaatatttaaatatccAGAAATCCAAAACCTTTCTTTTCATATAAGAAAATCTTAATCAGAAACCAACCACACAATCAATCAACACAATCATCAATTCAGCACCAAAATTCATTGTCAAAAGTAGCATACCAGGACAAATACAGGCAAAacagacaaggaaagcacaagtttaggtagcagttacagcaaatagttcaGGTAGCAGTTAATAACAGTTTAACAATTAGGCAAAACAAGACAAATTCAaacccaagcaaagcatacaaatacatttgatgcatgtctgtcctatggctaatgagctcatctgtcggttatacagccaacctGACAAGTCCGGTTTGCTAAACCCTtggactgtcccccgacgtgcatccccataaatctatgcatagctttttctcatatatatatatatcaaatcgctcaatgggggtaccattcccgggaatttataagtGTCCAGTCACCCTTACGTCATAGGGTCAACaaagtatcgagtctcaacctggagcaagtggtggcaagccactgcATCTATCCAGGAAAACTCGTGTCTTAGATAATTCACattcataagccatatgaaTAATTCATTCAACATTCATCAATATCTAAGTCATTCTCAATATAATCATTATTTGTCAATCCATGtctcattttcaaattcattcaaaattcatatttcaaagTCAATCCTCATCATCTTTCTTTCCATTCCATTCATTAACAATCCCAGTTTAAAACCTAATTCTTTCTTTGCtaaataaatcaatcttaaaacatATAATGCTTAAAacccaaatctttttaaataattacttcaaacgaaacttccaattttataaaatttcggtaATATTTCTTCTAGAACTCGGACTCTGCCACCCTTTTCACGTCTCATCCAAACATTCCTCAAATCCTTCTCAACGATTTCCAAATTTCAACCAGTtctaatatcaaattattttcaaattgaaccaattctaataataaatatttttcaaaatcaaaccagctccaatattaaataatttgtaaaatccAACTAATTCAAATCAAACCGCTTCCAAAATCAATCCATTTTCATATCCTAAATCACTTTCAAAGCCGATTTGTTTACCTTATCGAATTAACTCCAAAACCAAGAAAAACCacttttcataataatcaacCAAATAGCTTTTCAAACCAATTTCTTGCAACAACCGCACACCACTCAAACAATTAAGCAATCAGTAATTCAGTCCAATAAACAGCCACTTCCACAAGACAAACATAATCacagaaatatatttttcacaCCCATATCTATTCATAACAACTctgtaatataaaaataaattttaagaaaaatcccTACTTCGAAAAGTTAAACCCATAAACTAAATGCGTCACAAGAACCCTTTCTCTCGACCCGAAATCAATTGCAGCTTCAACCACAGGTTCGCTCACTTCCACAATCTGCACATTTTTAATAAACTTTAATAGAGtactatttttcttattttaattttcgagGGTTCCAGACAAGGAACCTTACCGCACTTAGGAAGAACGCTAGGACAGAGCAGCGGCATCTCCGATGGTAACTCCCAGCGGTGAGGAACTCGTTAACGGTCTCCGACAGCCTGAACGACAGCGGCAGCTCCGCAGACTGCGACTGGGCACAGCAACGCGAGCAGTGCCACCTTCTTCTCCCTCCGTCTTCCTTCTTCTATGCGTCTGCTCCTGGCGCGCATTCTCGTTGGCGGCAGTGATGAGAGATGCGATGGTGGTGGAAGCTAGCGTCGCGGACAGGAGCAGCAGTGGCGATGCATGGACGTCGAAGAAAAAACTGAATGGCGGCTGGGTTAGGTTATggaattagggtttaatttGGTTAAAGTTAGggtttggatttaatttgggaATATTTAcctttagtaattttaattaaattagggtATGTTGTATTAAttgaaatctaatttaattcttaaaattaatttaaaaaaatattatttaatcatCAATTTGCTAATTGGCATTTAATCAAGCATTCTAACTTAAAactagaaataatataattaattttatttgtttataaaaattagagtatgaaattccaaaatctcaattatttaactaaatcttataaaattcttattcttttacAATGGTTAActtgtataatttaaatatataaaattattcaataattataagattaagtaaaatttccaatttaattatcaaaacttgatttaattacttttaattaaataatttctaaaaataaaatttttaatgaatatataaattgaaattaactcatagtaatattttttgaaagttctgggtcttacatgGAATACTTGCTTCTTGGTTTTACCCAAGATCAACGTTTTGGGAAGCAGTTATTTAGAGATTTCCAAATATCGCAGCAGACACTAAAATCTGCAACGGTCCAAGGAAGAGATACATGTATAAATTCATTGTTAGGTCACCAAGCTCCACAATTCTATGTATGAAATGTTGCTTGTATTGGATGAAATGTTGTATGAATCCATTGAAAACATTGATATGGTTAAACATTAAAAACAACAATAcattttatgttttgaattatattgacttatTTATAgcacttttcttttagtttgataatacgatgaatttgtttattaaatttatatttattttgtatgaaaataggTTTATTTTGCaatggaaaaattaaaaaaaatctattttaccttactgacagatttacagatagattttctgtctgtattcAGAATTTGGGATGATTTTTTAAGGTTCCAATTACAGATGAAAAATCTGTTGAAAAATATGTTGTCAATTACCAACGGAAAATTTGTTTGTAATTACCGACAAAAAATTTGTCGAAAAATCTGTTTGTAATTACCGACGGCTGTCTCTAATTACTGACGAAAAATCCATTGGAAAGTTTGACGTTTCAGGGAAATGGAGGTGAGAATTTACCGAAAAAAAAATCTgtcggtaactggtaaaaatccgtCAGTAATTTTCCGATGGAAAAAAATCCGTTGGTAAATAATTTTTGACGAAACTTTTATAGAAGGACAAAATCtgtcggtaaccaaaaatccgtCTCCAATAAAGACTAAATCTACCCATAAATCTGtatatattaagtaattttctAGTTGTGAATGTGGCTAAatgagtgtttttttttttgtattataaaagAAATGTTGTTACTCAATAAGGGGTGACTAGTTTATATAATCTTTACTTATGGTCTTTTTCACTactagaaaattagttattacagacggatatttccGATGGATTTTATTCCACAGAAATACAGACAGAATTTCAGAGGGATTTTTtgtcggaaaacaaaaaaaatgaattagcataaattacagacggaaaacaaaatccgtcgataattccgtcggtaaaattaatttttttccgtGGAAAAtggttacagacggaaaatccgtctgtaattaaatagaaaaaatgctacatttcattaaattattacagacagaaaatccgtctgtaatttaaaattttccgtcgaaaaaccctaattttatcACCACCCTATCGAGCTCCATTCACTCCTGACCTATGAACTCATTTTCTCATTTTCACCCACATCCCTCTTCAAAGTTGTCGTCGAGTACTCTTCTCCTCCGGTAGAAGGTGCTGTCGCCGCCGGCGGGGATAGACCGTGGGTGCCGTCATCTGGGGAAGCTCTACTCGGTCCTCTTCGCATCGTTCCTCCTCTCTCTTCGCATTGTTCCTCCTTTCCTCGCTGTTGCACGAAGTTCTGAGTTGAGCTCGTGGCGTCCCCGTCGCGAAGGGTTTCTCCCCTCCTCACCGTGCGTCGTTTCTGATTCACTGCTCCTCGCCCTTTTTGGCTGTTGCCCCTTCTCTTCTCTGATTTTAGGTAACTCTGTCTCAAACTCTCATCGCGAGCTCACTCTGTCTCACACTCTCCGAGCTCACTTTATCAATCTTACTCTCACAACTTTTGCGCACCCTAGGAACAACATTATCAATCTTACTCTCACAACATTTGCAACCATCTATTCAGTTTAGTTGAGGTGAGATTCATTCATCGTGGCTTCCAATTTTATCTTGAGATCtccaatttataaatttaactgttttgttttgatttaacGCATTGATTTTTATCTGtttcttaattgaaaatattgaaataaaagGATGGTCGTGTTGCTGGTTTGACATGCGGTGCAAAGATGTGGCGAGACTGGTTATGGATGTTAGCGTGGAACCCGTCACTTCCTTGTGTTTCAAGACTGGTGAGaccattttcttcttttaaatgtCATTTGTTCTTAATATTTGTTTTAGTATCTATTTCACAAGGGATTCTAGTCATAAACTCTTTCTTTCAAGCTGAAAAGTGATTAACTAATCTTTTACTGATTGCAAATAGTTGTGCTTAGTGGTGCATCTTTACACTAATAACATGTTAATACCTTGACTCAAAAGATTAATGATACAGGAACTTAATGGCAGCTTGAAAGATAAATCATGCGGTTTCATATGTATTCTTNNNNNNNNNNNNNNNNNNNNNNNNNNNNNNNNNNNNNNNNNNNNNNNNNNNNNNNNNNNNNNNNNNNNNNNNNNNNNNNNNNNNNNNNNNNNNNNNNNNNNNNNNNNNNNNNNNNNNNNNNNNNNNNNNNNNNNNNNNNNNNNNNNNNNNNNNNNNNNNNNNNNNNNNNNNNNNNNNNNNNNNNNNNNNNNNNNNNNNNNNNNNNNNNNNNNNNNNNNNNNNNNNNNNNNNNNNNNNNNNNNNNNNNNNNNNNNNNNNNNNNNNNNNNNNNNNNtatatatatattgtttcaGCATTACCAGCAAGAATCTGCAAAACTGCGTGTGCAAATCAATAACCTTCAGAACCACAACAGGCAAGTTCGATGAACCAATTATTACTAAATAATTGAATCACAGAAAAATTGAACAATTATTGCATGATGCAGGCAAATCTTGGGTGAGGCTTTGAGCAATATGGCTGTCAAGGATCTCAAAAACCTTGAGACCAAATTGGAAAGAGGGATTAGCAAAATTCGTTCCAAGAAGGTATTTATATACATAGATCTTTCTACTATTATTTTAGAAACTAAGAGtattatatatacattattgctttcaaattaattaattactttatgTTTGTTCTACATCAGAACAAACTGCTATTTGCAGAGATAAGATTACATGCAGAAGAGGGTAAatgtttatttttaacattGATTATTATTTCTTTAGATTATATGGCTTTCAAATGTTGGTGACAACTAAATGTACTAAACTACTTTAATTTCCAGGAAGGTAGACTTGCATAACAACAACCAGTTTCTTAGAGCTAAGGTATGCATGTGCATATTTCACATAACATATGTAATACCAtggctaaaaaatattttttgttctttaactttcttaaaaattttaaaaatattcttaaattttattttattttgattttgtcttaaatttttttaatttacatcaaatatattaaaaacagttaattttatttttaatatttttatctctgtgatttcttttaatattttcaatgagatttttatatcttttatgagATTTACCTTGTTCGTTTAAAATTTTCCtgaattttgattaaattgAGCAGGAGAGAAGTGATTGATGAAGAAGGATGGTTGCATACAGGAGATATTGGAATGTGGTTACCTGGTGGTCGTCTCAAAATTTTGATAGCTTTGGTGAATTTTGATACCCTACTATGCATTACTTCTTCTTTTGTGTGTGATAATTGATAACATTAGAGGGCCTAGTGGCTTTACATAAGTAATTCAGATTATCTTTATGTtccttcttttctaatttttctgGTGATTTTTGTGGCAGTTTCATCATGTTTTTGTCATGCACCACCCTCCTTCACTTCCCTCCTCATCCAACAGTTAAGATATTattttcttcctcctcttctttttttttaataagtctcaatatatatttattataattaatacatatatatatatatatatatatatatccaaaaCCAGAGAGAACAGTCCAAGATCTTCTGGTACCTCACCGCTTAGGACTCTCAGAATTCAGTCTTTGGGAAAGCTGAATCCAATTGATTTGAAACGCTTGTCTTTCCATATGTCACCACCCCACAGGGCAACTCAAAACAAGAAGATTAATGAGGAACCAGACAGAGAAATGGAAGTGGATCACAAAGATGTAAAAGCTGAAAAGGATGACACATCAGAGTTATAGTCGATAGTTTTAGTATGGTTAAACAATATATTGGGAATTATAGTTAATGATTAATAcactttgtttatgttttaaattatattgacttttttgtttatagtacttttcttttagtttgataatacgatgaatttgtttattttttgaaatattataaatattcgaatataaattaaataaaaatttgtattaaatttatatatattttgtatgaaaacaagtttattttgtaattagaaaaataaaaaaaaa comes from the Arachis duranensis cultivar V14167 chromosome 7, aradu.V14167.gnm2.J7QH, whole genome shotgun sequence genome and includes:
- the LOC110274239 gene encoding B3 domain-containing transcription repressor VAL2 → MKLANCVEIGLPAFVILVILSQAYFPPISQPEGLPLKILDAKGKEWIFQFRFWPNNNSRMYVLEGVTPCIQSMQLQVGDTVTFSRLEPEGRLVMGFRKASNATPSDQVQFVI